The following nucleotide sequence is from Mechercharimyces sp. CAU 1602.
ATGTTTTACGTGGCTGATATGGGTTCGGACGTAATTCTGCAACCACGACTTCCTGTAGCTCATCACTTGCATCTGCTTCCACAGCAGGTAATAAAGCACCCAAACCCTTACCCAAGCGTTTATTCCCCATTTTGAATCACTTCCTTCGCTAAATCGAGATAGCACTGAGCCCCTTTGGAACGGCGATCATATGATAAAATAGGTAACCCATGACTTGGGGCTTCACTTAATCGAACATTACGGGGGATCATTGTCTCGTACACTTTTTCTTGAAAATACTTCTTCACCTCTTCCATTACTTGTAATGATAGATTGGTACGACTATCAAACATTGTGAGCAATACGCCTTCGATCTCTAAACCTTTATTCAGGTGCCTCTGTACTAGACGAATCGTATTAAGTAACTGTCCCAGTCCTTCAAGAGCATAAAATTCACACTGAATAGGAATGAACACGGTATGAGCCGCCGTCAGAGCATTAATCGTAATCACCCCAAGCGAAGGTGGACAGTCGATCAATATATAATCATACTGCTCAATTAAGGGTTGTAATGCCTGCTTCAAGCGCTTCTCCCTTGAGATCACCTGTACCAATTCTATTTCCGCTCCAGCTAGTTGAATGGTTGCTGGAACAATATCCAAGTTTTCAACGCAGGTCGGTGTAATCACTTGCTTCATCGGAGTATCATTTACGAGAACATCATAAATGCATGCTGGAACATCCGCCTTATTTACCCCTAGTCCACTCGTTGTATTTCCTTGTGGATCGATATCTACCAATAACGTTCTCTTCCCTAATGTTGCAATACTAGCTCCTAAATTAATGGAAGTGGTTGTTTTGTAGGGTAGGAACATAGCGCCTTATCTCTTACGACAGGTCTCTATGCCCCCCCTCCGAACCGAACGTACACCTTTCAATGTATTCGGCTCTCCAGCTGTTCCTGAGTCTAAATAGGCATTCACCAAGCGATCCGTTTGCGAGCGACTGAGTCGGGCGGGAGATACAAAGGCTGGTCGTAATACACCACTACCTTAGATGAATGGGGTTCTTTCCAGCCCACTCTCAACTTCATCCCTGTCCCTGCCCGATTTTGTACGGGGATGCCGTACTTCTTCACAATCTGCTTTACACTTCGGTTCTCTTTACGAGCCATCGTTTTAAGTAGGCTTTGATAGTGAACATATTGAAACTCGCGCAACCTTTTATTCGCATTGGTAGCCATGTAATAACTCTGATGTAACTCAGCCATTTCCCGATTATATAGCGTAATCATTTGTGGAATCGACAGGTGAAGTCGTGACGAATGATGCGTCGGTTTTCCGTGACGACGAAAGGGTCGCAATGCTTCTTTGATAATATCCCCAGGCAGACGTAGTTTTAAGTGACGAGTCGGATAGGGCAAGTGAGACAGATGCTCACCCAGCTCCCGCTCGCAAGTCACGTCATATTGTAGAAAGCGCACAGGCTGATCCACAAGGTGATGCAATCGGCACAGTTGCGTTGGAATAGAGCGTTGCCAGGCTCTCTTCATGCAACATTCAAGCTCTTCTATCCTATGGAGTGCCTCTGATCGCTGGCCCTCAATAAATAAAATCCATTCGGCTCCATACCGTACATAGGTATCATGGTTTGCGTTGCTTGCTAATCTACCTTCCCACTCTTGCATCACCATGTTGATCAACGCTACCTGCAAACCCTTTGTCGTTTGCAATATACCTGCTCTCAGAATTCGACGAAGTACCTCTATAAAGCGGCCATCACGTATGCGCTGGGCGAGCAGCTGCAGAAAATACGAAGAAGGTAGTGATGATAATATGGAGGTAACATCACCCGATAGTGCCCATACCGCCCCGTTATAATGCTTTGTCAACGCCTGTACAGCTTCCAATCTACTTATAGGTAAAATGATACGAGCTTGCCTCGACTCATATGAAGAAGTGAGAGCGGTTATGATCATACGAACCACCTCTTGCATCACTTCATCCCATACAGTTGGCGTCGCCGTTGTAGATGGTTGATATCCTTCCCTTTTCATCACTTCGATCCACTCTGTCACTACTCTATCTTCCAATTCTGTATGAGACCCATACAGGTTGCGATACGCTTGCGCATAGAAATCGGGATTATAAAAATAGCGATAACATCGCTCACTCGCAAATTGATGCTTTGAATGCGCCTTTTGACTCAGTATCGATAAGACCACATTGGCTCTCTGCATTTCGCATCCCTCCGCCCCTTATCGTTTGAACAACCTGCCCCTCTTCGCCCTGTAATAGGTTTTCCCTATCTCTGACTACTATAGAGGCTCCGTAACCTTAGCAAAAAAATTTCTCTTTTGCCTTAGGTCATCTCCGTTTAGATTTATGAACACCTCTTGCAATAACGTAGGCCACCTGTTCGTCTCTTTCACGTATCTTTTGATACGCTGGGAAAGGAGCGAGAGGGTTACAGTCAGTTGGAAAAGGACTGAACCTCCCTTTCCATGTGCAAGAAATCGAGGTTTACACATCCTAGTGGTTGAGGCAAAGAAACTAGGTTTCAAGCAGTATAGCCTTAGCCGTATTATTGCGTGTGGTTTTGCACAACACGTCCTCTCCTCGTTAGAGTCACGTTTGCGCTTTTCTAGCATGCTATGTTCCTCATTCGTGTTTCCACTCTGAGTTAGCTAGATAACCATGGAATCCTCTCGCATTCCAGCCTGTTTACAGGCATTGTTCATAATCCCTTACGGACGCACTCCAACACCACCTTTTTGGTTTGCAATTGCAATCACTTTACCCATGGTTACGCTCCACCTTTAGTTTCATTTTTTCTTTTACCTTGCTTCGGGATACGTATCACCACTTCATAATGATCAGTATGATCCTCTTCTACCGTATCAACTTGCATCCCCGTCTGTTTTACCATATCAATCGACTGTAAAATGGTATTGATCGCAATACGAACATCTTTTGATACCGCTTTCCGTCTTGATTTCCGTTTGCGGGTCTCTTTTGACAGCATTTGCTCCACACGTTGTTCCGTTTGTTTTACATTCCATTCTTTATCCAATACCTCTTGCAGAACTTGAAGCTGCACTTCCTCAGATGGTAGAGGCAATAGAGCGCGTGCATGCCGTTCCGTAATCATCCGTTTTAATAAACAGTGTTGTACACCTTCTGGTAACTGGAGCAGACGAACTTTATTAGCAATCGTCGATTGTCCTTTACCCAGTTGTTTTGCCAATCCCTCTTGTGTTAAATCTTGCAATTTCATCAAACGTTGATAGGCATGTGCCTCTTCAATCACCGTTAATCCTTCTCTTTGCAGATTTTCGATCAAGGCGATCGCCGCCGCTTGTCCATCATCAAATTGACGAATGACGGCAGGGATATGGTCCATCTTCAATTTCTGCACGGCCCGTAAACGACGTTCTCCTGCTACCACTTCATAGCCAGCGCCATTTTTTCTCACCACAATGGGCTGAATAACGCCATGTTTCTGAATCGTTTCACACAACTCTTCTATCCGGTCTTCATCAAATATCGTCCGCGGTTGATAAGGACTAGGAATAATCTCATGAACTGAAATCTCACGCAGCTCATCGATCTCATCCTTTCCTTCCTTGCCAAACCACCGTGAAAACGGCTCTTTCATGCATAACAGCGCCCTTGCCCAAACCTATTCGGGCACCTGAACGCCTCTCCCCTCCTTTGACGAAATTATCTACTCTATCGCTATTGTATATGATCTCTGCTCGCAATTGAATGGGATAACATTATTTTTTACAGATGTTCCACGTGGAACATGAAGCATATCCATAACACCCTTCATTTGAGCACGTTGAAACTTGCCTGACTCAAACCACACTATTATGGAAACCGGTAGAGAAACTACATTGTCTAAATCATCATTATTTATCATAGCCAAGGTGCTGTCTATAAACAGGAAATGAGTATCGTCACAGCGAATCATTTATGGTAAGAGGAGTCTCGCACTTATCTCTCCACACAACTACCTCATTCTTCTACAAGCGATCTACAATCCTCTAACTTTTATCCCACTTGATCGCTAACCGTATTTTATAATTATGCATTCATTCCCACAAAACACATTCTATTTATAAAATAAATACATCAAAGATAGATAATGTAGATATAAGTAGTTATTAACAAACAAAGAAATTACTATTTAAAAGATCCTCATATATTTTTATTGAAAAATTATACTAGTCCATTTCTGTTGACCTGCTTCTCCTTCACTTGGTAAAATCACTATTATAATCACAGGAAAACTTGACCACCTCAGTCTTTCAATCCATAATTCTGGTGATATAGAAGAGCTAGATGTGAGAGTAAAATATCAAATTTGTAAAAATTTCGTTCATTATCCGGTGCCTGTCTGCAAGTTTACACTGTTATATCTATAATGATCAGTCCCGTATAAGTTCTCGCACTAACCTTGCTTCACCAGCACACTAAATTTAAAGGAGAGAATAATAATGAGCACACCCGTTTATATTGGAAATGACCAAGGATACTACGGAACCAAAGTTGTTTGTCGCAATGGAGAAAAGTTTTATAAGATGTTCATTCGTAATATGGTTGTTCCAAACCGGGTAGGGGAAATCACCTATAATAATGATCCCCACAACATCATGTATCGTGAGGATGAAGGAGATCGTGAATGGTTTGTAGGGAAATTAGCAATAGAGCAATCAGGCGATGACGAACTGTTCGATTCCCATGAGCGCCGTTTATTTAGTCCCACCTGGTTCCGAGAAAACGAATATCAGATCATGTTCCGTGTTAGTACAGCGCTCATGCTGCAACACGATGATGAAGAACCCATCGTATCTGTCGCTTTACCTACCGATAGCTATATCGACTACAAAGACGAACTAAAGCGCCGTTTGATCGGCAAACACTCCTTTGAAATGAAACAAGGAAATCTTCCTTATCGGCGCGTAGAATTTGAAATCAAACCGGAAAACCTTTATGTGATCAGTCAACCGATGGCAACACTCTTCCAAATCGCTCTTGACCGCGAAGGTCAATTGCTTAATGAGGATCTTTTTATCCGCAAAGTAAGCATTAACGATCTTGGCTTTGGTACTTCAGATGTAGAAACCCTTCACGGTGAAACGATTATCAAGCGTCAAAGCTTTACTTCGCGCTTTGCCATGCTTAATGTATATAATCTATTATCGAAACGATTAAATGAATATACACGTGAGCTCGATCCAGAAGGACAAGGTAAAGAATATCCGATCTGGAGCTTAAATCGGGTGGTACAAGCAAAAGAGATCAGCTTTAAGGGCAGAGTGTATAATGTCTCCGAAATCGTAGAAGAATGTATCAACGAAATTGGTCACTCTCTTGTTGACGAAGTGTGGAACCGACTTGATTATGGCGATGATATCACCTACATCATCTTAACAGGCGGATCATCCATTCCCTTTAAGCCTTTCTACCATGACCGCTTCAAAGATAAATTAATCTTTGCAGAGGATTATGGAATTGATGCTCAATTTGCCAATGCGTTTGGGTTATGCAAATTTACTCAATCGAAATACAAATCGGCTATCCCATCACCAAACCATCAAGAAGTGGCCGCTTCAATTCAACAAGAGTTTCAAGCTCCTACTTCACGTACCAATGGGAAATCATCCAACAATAAAAAACGGGATAAATAGGAAACTAAAAGAGAACATTGCACGTTTAGCTTGTATGGACTTCACGTTGCGTTTTGTATAAATACGGTACCGTAGAAAAGATCCTAATAGAAGGAGGGAAATAGCCGTGAAACTTCAACCTGAGACATTTGATATGATTCTTATCAGCCCTAATCAGGAAGAGGGTACTCAGCTAGCAACGGAGCAGGTACACAATGGAAAGAGTGTGCTTATGCTTAATATTCGTCCGGAAGAAGTGGCTTCCCTCATTCATTCTGGTAAAGATTTGTCTCATCACGCTTTTTTTCCAGATGAAAATGATAGCCTCCCTACTTACGAACGTACCAGACTGCAACTTACTTTGCCTGACGAGAGTACGAGTGCTAATAGTGTCCAAGCCTTATATACCATTACAGCGCTTACAGAAAAAGCTCCTCTGCTGCTTTCATTGGAAGAACCTGATCACTCTCACCCGCATTTAGAACGTGAACTTCATATGCGCTCCCGCATGTTAAAACGAAATTTGCGTCCGCGGATCAAACGAGTAGAGGAAACCGTTGAGGTGGAACAAGATAATACACCTTCTTTCCGCAAACGCGAAATGGAGTTGCGTAAAAAACTAACACGCAGTCAAACAAGAAAACCACCCGCTCGCTTAAAAAATCACGATCCACTCGAGCAGTTTAAACATAAGTCAAAGGAAGAGCCTTCTTCCCATGCAGAAGAGCTACAGCACACAAACTCCTTACGTCACCGTCAGCATTCTTCTGTTATTCATATGGATGAAAAGCGATCACATCGCAGGCAGCATGAGGAGTCCCCTCCTGTCTCCCCAACATCACCTACCCCACTATCAGAATCTATCCTTCCTAAGAGGGAAGGACAGCGTGGAAAAGTGGTGTGGGAAGAGGGTAGAAGCGAGGCGGAGAACAAATCTGCAAAAAAGGCAAGACGGTCAAAGGAGAATCCTCCCCCTATCCAAAGAGAACCCAGACAAGAGAGTATCAGGAAGCCTCCACCGCTAAAAAAAGCGCAAGAGAGCTCTCTTAAACGGGATTCGATCGAAGTTGAAGATCCATTCGGGTACAACGCACACGAAGATTATAGTGATCCCTTTGACCGCGAATCTTCTATGAGTCAAGAAAAACGGAAAGTTGCCTTACGTGGACTGCACAGTCTGATCAATAATTTGGGTTAATCTCAAACAAAAAATAGAAACGATGGAGCTAATTACTCCATCGTTTCTATTTACAACGGCTGTTTTGCTGGAATACCTGGACGGCGAGGATATTTTCTCGGCGTCGTCCTTTTTTTATCCACAATCACAAAGTATCGTAAACCTTGATCCTGCGGAAGCGATAATGACACTAATTCCGGTTTTCCCCCGCCTAACTTTTCCACAGCCTCTGTGGATGACTGTAGCTCTTCCTCCCCTTTAGGGCCTTTTAATGCCACAAACTTTCCTCCCGGTCTTACAAAAGGAAGACAATACTCAGCAAGCACATTTAGCTTGGCGACTGCCCGTGCAGTAGCTACATCAAATTGTGAACGCAAGTGAGGGGCACGCCCTAAGTCTTCCGCACGTCCATGAACACATTCCACCTGCTCTAAACCCAATTCATCCACCACGGTTTGCAGAAAACCAATCCGCTTGTTTAGTGAATCCACCAGACATAAGCGGAGATGGGGGAAAGCAATTTTGAGCGGAATCCCTGGAAAGCCCGCGCCTGTACCTATATCGATCAATGAAGTCAAAGAAGGGAGGGACACAACGTTAGCCAGTGCTAGCGAATCATAAAAATGCTTCAGATATACTTCAGCTTCTTCTGTGATAGCAGTTAAATTAAAGTGCTTATTCGTTTCTACCAGTAGTTGATAATAGAGATGAAATTGTTGAAGTTGTTCTTCCGTCAGAGTGAGTCCGAGTGCTGACGAGGTCGACTCCGCTAACCAGTGTTGATGCTCTGCCATCGACCGCCCTCCTCTCAATTTTTCGCAAATGATTTTCCACCTTGTTCGATGTGAACCAAGAGAATCGAGATATCAGCAGGGTTTACACCTGAAATACGCGCCGCCTGTCCAAAAGATAATGGACGTACCTGCTCCAACTTTTCGCGTGCTTCAGAGGAGATACCATGGATATTGTGATAATCAACCCATGCGGGAATGCGCTTTTCTTCCATCCTTTTCATTTTCTCCACTTGTTGTAGCGATTTCTTTATATAGCCCTCATACTTTAATTGAATCTCCACTTGCTCAGCTACCTCTGCGTCCATCTTTTCTGGAGCTGGAGACAAAGTAGCAATATTTTCATAGTGTAACTCCGGTCGCCGTAAGAGATTGGCTAGTTCAGTCGCTTGCGAAATCGGACTGGAGCCTCGATCTTCTAGTAATCGGTTCACTTCCGTACTCGGTTTGATAATTGTACGCCGTAAGCGCTCGATCTCCATCTCTACCTGGGCACGCTTTTTAGTAAACCTCTGATGACGTGCTTGTGGAATCAAACCTATCTCATATCCAATATCCGTTAGTCTCATATCTGCATTATCGTGGCGTAACAAGAGTCGATATTCTGCTCTCGAGGTAAGAAGACGATATGGTTCATTCGTTCCCTTCGTAACCAAATCGTCGATCATTACCCCAATATACCCTTGTGAACGATCTAAGATAACTGGATCTTTCCCTTGTACTTTCCGGACGGCATTAATCCCTGCCATTAAGCCTTGACCAGCAGCTTCTTCGTATCCAGAGGTACCATTGATTTGTCCAGCAGTAAATAAGTTGGGTAGATGTTTTGTCTCTAAGCTCGGCCATAACTGCGTTGGTACAACCGCATCGTACTCAATCGCATAACCAGTACGCATCATTTGTACCTCTTCCATTCCTTTCATAGACCGAAGCATCATCAACTGCACATCTTCTGGCAAACTTGTCGACAATCCTTGTACATAAATTTCATCCGTATTTCTACCCTCAGGCTCCAAGAAGACCTGGTGGCGATTTTTATCGGCAAAACGAACAATTTTATCTTCAATAGATGGACAGTAACGCGGTCCTGTTCCCTCGATTACCCCTGAATACATAGGGGCACGATGGAGATTGGCCTGAATGGTTTCATGGGTTTGTTCATTGGTATAGGTAAGCCAACACGGAAGTTGATCTGTAATATATTCCGTCGTTTCATAGGAAAAAGCGCGTGGCACCTCATCACCCGGTTGAATTTCCATCTCACTCGTATCTATAGTATGTGCATGTACACGCGGCGGAGTTCCTGTTTTAAAACGAACCAAGTCAAAGCCGAGAGTTTCCAGATGCTCAGATAAACGGATCGAAGGCTGTTGGTTATTAGGCCCGCTTTCATATGCCAAGTCCCCAATAATCACCTTGCCTCGCAAATAGGTGCCCGTCGTTAAGATGACCGCTTTCGACTCATAGCGAGTACCTGTGCGTGTCACTACTCCACGGCACTCTCCGTTTTCCACAATCAACTCTTCCACCATGTTTTGTTGCATGATGACATTAGGCTCTTGTTCCAAAGCGCGTTTCATCTCTTGTTGATATAACACTTTATCCGCCTGCGCTCGCAGTGCATATACAGCAGGTCCTTTTCCAGTATTTAGCATCCGCATCTGGATATGAGTTTTATCAATCGTACGGGCCATCTGTCCGCCTAACGCATCTATTTCACGCACAACATGTCCTTTAGCAGGTCCACCCACAGAAGGATTACACGGCATAAAAGCAATCATGTCTAAACTCAGAGTGAGCAATAGTGTAGAAGAACCCATACGGGCGGAAGCCAAGGCAGCCTCACAACCTGCATGACCCGCACCAATTACAATCACATCGTATTTTGTTTCCATCTTACTTCCTCCTCTCACTTCCCTAGACAAAATTGGGAAAAGATTTGATCGATCAAATCCTCTGATACAGCCTCACCAATGATTTCACCTAAAGACTGCCATGCATCTTTTAGGTCAATCTCCACCATATCTAAGGGGACTTGTAACGAGATGCCCTCCAATGCTTCATTCAATTGCTTATCTGCTTGCTCCAATAAATGAATATGACGTGTATTGCTCACATCAGCCAAATCAGGCGCATCCACACTTCCTTGGAAAAAGAGCAATGCGATCGCTTCTTCCAACTGGTCAATCCCCTGTTCCGCTTTAAGAGAAGTAGTGATAAGGGGAGTATCACCTATCAATTTTTGCACCTCAGTCAAGTTTAATACGGGTGAAAGATCAGCTTTATTAACAATCACTATCGCTGTACGATCATCGATCTGGCGTAAGAGCTGGCGATCTTCTTCTGCCAACGGTTCTGCCATATTTAACACAAGCAGCATCAGATCTGCCTCTGCCAATGCCTTATGAGAGCGCTCTACTCCAATTCGCTCCACCACGTCCTCAGTATCACGTATTCCAGCTGTATCAACTAGACGTAGCGGGATCCCTCGAATATTTACATACTCCTCAATCACATCGCGCGTCGTACCTGGAATATCTGTTACTATCGCTTTATTTTCATGAATTAAAGCATTTAGTAATGAGGATTTTCCTACATTGGGCCTACCGACAATCGCAGTAGAAATTCCTTCACGCAATATTTTTCCTTGACGTGCACTCGTAAGTAAGCTTTTTACCTCCCGCTGCACTTCTTGTAGGTTTTGTTGCAAAAGCTGACTTGTCATCTCCTCAGCATCATATTCGGGATAATCTACATTCACTGCTAGGTGAGCAAGTGTCTCTACAATTTTGTTGCGCAACTGTTGAATCTTTTGCGATAATCGTCCTTCCGCTTGCCGCAGAGCTACACGTGCCGCACGATCTGTTTTTGAGCGAATCAGATC
It contains:
- a CDS encoding ParA family protein — its product is MFLPYKTTTSINLGASIATLGKRTLLVDIDPQGNTTSGLGVNKADVPACIYDVLVNDTPMKQVITPTCVENLDIVPATIQLAGAEIELVQVISREKRLKQALQPLIEQYDYILIDCPPSLGVITINALTAAHTVFIPIQCEFYALEGLGQLLNTIRLVQRHLNKGLEIEGVLLTMFDSRTNLSLQVMEEVKKYFQEKVYETMIPRNVRLSEAPSHGLPILSYDRRSKGAQCYLDLAKEVIQNGE
- a CDS encoding group II intron reverse transcriptase/maturase: MQRANVVLSILSQKAHSKHQFASERCYRYFYNPDFYAQAYRNLYGSHTELEDRVVTEWIEVMKREGYQPSTTATPTVWDEVMQEVVRMIITALTSSYESRQARIILPISRLEAVQALTKHYNGAVWALSGDVTSILSSLPSSYFLQLLAQRIRDGRFIEVLRRILRAGILQTTKGLQVALINMVMQEWEGRLASNANHDTYVRYGAEWILFIEGQRSEALHRIEELECCMKRAWQRSIPTQLCRLHHLVDQPVRFLQYDVTCERELGEHLSHLPYPTRHLKLRLPGDIIKEALRPFRRHGKPTHHSSRLHLSIPQMITLYNREMAELHQSYYMATNANKRLREFQYVHYQSLLKTMARKENRSVKQIVKKYGIPVQNRAGTGMKLRVGWKEPHSSKVVVYYDQPLYLPPDSVARKRIAW
- the noc gene encoding nucleoid occlusion protein, translated to MKEPFSRWFGKEGKDEIDELREISVHEIIPSPYQPRTIFDEDRIEELCETIQKHGVIQPIVVRKNGAGYEVVAGERRLRAVQKLKMDHIPAVIRQFDDGQAAAIALIENLQREGLTVIEEAHAYQRLMKLQDLTQEGLAKQLGKGQSTIANKVRLLQLPEGVQHCLLKRMITERHARALLPLPSEEVQLQVLQEVLDKEWNVKQTEQRVEQMLSKETRKRKSRRKAVSKDVRIAINTILQSIDMVKQTGMQVDTVEEDHTDHYEVVIRIPKQGKRKNETKGGA
- a CDS encoding ParM/StbA family protein, with the protein product MSTPVYIGNDQGYYGTKVVCRNGEKFYKMFIRNMVVPNRVGEITYNNDPHNIMYREDEGDREWFVGKLAIEQSGDDELFDSHERRLFSPTWFRENEYQIMFRVSTALMLQHDDEEPIVSVALPTDSYIDYKDELKRRLIGKHSFEMKQGNLPYRRVEFEIKPENLYVISQPMATLFQIALDREGQLLNEDLFIRKVSINDLGFGTSDVETLHGETIIKRQSFTSRFAMLNVYNLLSKRLNEYTRELDPEGQGKEYPIWSLNRVVQAKEISFKGRVYNVSEIVEECINEIGHSLVDEVWNRLDYGDDITYIILTGGSSIPFKPFYHDRFKDKLIFAEDYGIDAQFANAFGLCKFTQSKYKSAIPSPNHQEVAASIQQEFQAPTSRTNGKSSNNKKRDK
- the rsmG gene encoding 16S rRNA (guanine(527)-N(7))-methyltransferase RsmG, with protein sequence MAEHQHWLAESTSSALGLTLTEEQLQQFHLYYQLLVETNKHFNLTAITEEAEVYLKHFYDSLALANVVSLPSLTSLIDIGTGAGFPGIPLKIAFPHLRLCLVDSLNKRIGFLQTVVDELGLEQVECVHGRAEDLGRAPHLRSQFDVATARAVAKLNVLAEYCLPFVRPGGKFVALKGPKGEEELQSSTEAVEKLGGGKPELVSLSLPQDQGLRYFVIVDKKRTTPRKYPRRPGIPAKQPL
- the mnmG gene encoding tRNA uridine-5-carboxymethylaminomethyl(34) synthesis enzyme MnmG, which translates into the protein METKYDVIVIGAGHAGCEAALASARMGSSTLLLTLSLDMIAFMPCNPSVGGPAKGHVVREIDALGGQMARTIDKTHIQMRMLNTGKGPAVYALRAQADKVLYQQEMKRALEQEPNVIMQQNMVEELIVENGECRGVVTRTGTRYESKAVILTTGTYLRGKVIIGDLAYESGPNNQQPSIRLSEHLETLGFDLVRFKTGTPPRVHAHTIDTSEMEIQPGDEVPRAFSYETTEYITDQLPCWLTYTNEQTHETIQANLHRAPMYSGVIEGTGPRYCPSIEDKIVRFADKNRHQVFLEPEGRNTDEIYVQGLSTSLPEDVQLMMLRSMKGMEEVQMMRTGYAIEYDAVVPTQLWPSLETKHLPNLFTAGQINGTSGYEEAAGQGLMAGINAVRKVQGKDPVILDRSQGYIGVMIDDLVTKGTNEPYRLLTSRAEYRLLLRHDNADMRLTDIGYEIGLIPQARHQRFTKKRAQVEMEIERLRRTIIKPSTEVNRLLEDRGSSPISQATELANLLRRPELHYENIATLSPAPEKMDAEVAEQVEIQLKYEGYIKKSLQQVEKMKRMEEKRIPAWVDYHNIHGISSEAREKLEQVRPLSFGQAARISGVNPADISILLVHIEQGGKSFAKN
- the mnmE gene encoding tRNA uridine-5-carboxymethylaminomethyl(34) synthesis GTPase MnmE; this translates as MEQDTIVAVATAMGEAGIAVIRISGPEAIPFADRVFRGRTPLAESKTHTVHYGYIHHPERGERIDEVLVTVMRAPRTFTREDVVEVSCHGGTIPTQKTLEALLAAGIRLAEPGEFTKRAFLNGRIDLSQAEAVIDLIRSKTDRAARVALRQAEGRLSQKIQQLRNKIVETLAHLAVNVDYPEYDAEEMTSQLLQQNLQEVQREVKSLLTSARQGKILREGISTAIVGRPNVGKSSLLNALIHENKAIVTDIPGTTRDVIEEYVNIRGIPLRLVDTAGIRDTEDVVERIGVERSHKALAEADLMLLVLNMAEPLAEEDRQLLRQIDDRTAIVIVNKADLSPVLNLTEVQKLIGDTPLITTSLKAEQGIDQLEEAIALLFFQGSVDAPDLADVSNTRHIHLLEQADKQLNEALEGISLQVPLDMVEIDLKDAWQSLGEIIGEAVSEDLIDQIFSQFCLGK